The genomic region CGCAACTCACGTTCTACACGCGACGGAGCTTCTGTGTCGAAGACGACTCTTAGTATCCGAAGATCTTCGAGTTGAAACCCGGTTCTGAATAGTTCTCGTGCTCTCTCCCCGCTGACGTCCGAGAAGACCGAATCCCATTCAACATCTCGTATCTCTACACGCGCAACGGAAGGCGAAGGACCAAGGCGAAGCGTGTCCAGCGGCAGAAAGAACTCGCCGACCACCTGCTCGTCAACGACCACTTTTGCAAGGAGATCAATCGACTCAGCAATTACGCGATCAGGGAGCTGCGAGCGTTTCACCTTTCGGCCGTTGAGCACTCCGCGTTCTCCGATCTGCCATTCCAACGCGATCTCCATGGTAGCCTTGTCGGCGACTTCCATAAACCGGTAGCGGACGACCAGGACGTCTATAAATGGCAGCAGGCGGAATTTGTCATAGTCCAGGGGCGCGGCATCCACACGCCGTTGCTCCGGCCAATTCGTGAGGGTCACGACGCCCTCGACATCCGGCGGCCTGTCCTGGGCTTTCACGTCCACGATACTGATCAGTCCGCACCATAAAACGACAGCGGCAACGGCGGCCGGGCGCGGCCCGACACACGACAACAGGTCCCTTTTCTGCATCTTCATACCCTCTGGATGGATTGGCGTGCGGGACAGGGAGATCCGCTCCGGTATCGAACTTGTTTCCAGCAAATTTAGTGCCCCAGCGACACGACGATGTACGGCAGCCATGGGCCGTGGACGGCAGTCTCGAGCCGGCGTCAGGTGCTTTTGGCCCCCGCGCCGTGTTCCCTTGCCCCCTTAGTCGGGGATGATTAGCTTTGTGAAAAGGTTTTCACGACCGTGTAGCTCCCCTCCCGCCGGATCCCGACGCATGTCCTCTTCCGCGGAAGGCAAACCGCGGCATCGATGAGTAGCATCAAGGACGTAGCACGCCTCGCGGGCGTTTCCATATCTACCGTGTCACGCGTTTTGAACAACTCGTGTCCGGTAAATGAAGACAAACGTCTACGAGTCCAGAAGGCGGCCCGCGACCTTGGCTATTTCCCGAATCCCGCGGCGCGAAGCCTGCTGCTTCGCAAGACAGGTATGCTTGGGGTCGTCGTTCCTTTCGCTACGGGCGAGTTCTTTTCCGACTTCCTTTCGGGCGTTGACCAGACCGCATCCGACAACGACTACTTTCTGCTGATCTCCATTTCTCATCGCAGCGATGCAGATTTGCAGACAGCTGTCATCAATCTCCACCGACGCGTCGACGGGCTGATTGTGTGGGCGCCTGAAATGCCGGCTACCGAAGTCACATCTCTTGTTGGAGAATCCACCCGGATCGTTTTTGTGAACAGCCTGCACCCGGCAAAAGGGAACGATCTCATAGACTTCGACAATCACGGCGGCATGCACGCCGTTGCATCTCATCTTCTGGGACTGGGCCACAGAGACATCGCGTTCATCAAAGGTCCCCCGCGGGCAGCTGATTCAAGCGCCCGGCTCGATGGCTACCGCAGTGCCCTTGCCGACCACGGCATCGCAGCGCGCCCCGAGTTCGAGCTAGCGGGTGATTATACGGTCGAAGCGGGATACGACCTCGTTCCGGAAATCCTCAGCATGTCTCCGCTGCCAACGGCCATCATGGCGCCCAACGATCAGTGCGCCGTCGGTGTTCTCCGCGGGCTGGACCAGGCCGGTGTCTCCGTGCCCGAGCAGATGTCCGTCACCGGGTTTGACGACGTTCCCAGCTCTCGATTCATCACGCCGGCGTTGACGACGGCGCACGTTCCTGTCCGCGAAATGGGCGAACTCGCCATACAGACTATTGTCGACCGTATCGGAGGCCGCGAAAACGATGCAGAGGAGGTGCTGGCCGTGGACGTCGTCGTTCGACGATCAAGCGCTCCGCCCCGACTCTCGACGGTCGCTCTCTAATCCATTAGCCGAACCAGCTGGTATCCATCATGCCGAACCACCGATACGTAATTCGAGTGGCACTCATCGTCGCACTGGGCGGCTTCCTTATGGGATTCGACGCCTCGGTCATTTCCGGGGTCGTAAAGTTCATTGAACCGCAGTTCAACCTGAGCAAGCTCCAACTGGGCTGGGCTGTGAGCTCCCTGACGCTGACCGCAACCCTCGCCATGATGGTCTCCGGCCCACTTAGCGACGTGATGGGCCGCAAGAAAGTCCTGTCGCTGGCGGCTGTGCTTTACGCAATCTCTGCGATTGCATCTGCGCTCGCCCCATCCTTCTCGTTTCTCGTTGTCGCGAGGATGATCGGCGGATTCGGAGTCGGCGCCTCCCTCATTATCGCACCGATGTACATCGCCGAGATCGCCCCGCCGGCGATGCGCGGACGCATGGTGTCGTTCAACCAGCTCAATATCGTCGTAGGTATCTCCGCCGCGTTCTTCACGAACTATCTCATCCTGAAGTTTGGACAATCGGATGCCGGCTGGGCGCAGGCCCTGATGTTCGGTCCGTACAACTGGCGCTGGATGCTCGGACTCGAAACACTGCCCGCCATTCTGTATTTCTTCAGTCTGTTTTCCGTGCCCGAGAGCCCGCGCTGGCTCGTGATGAAAGGCCAGGACGCCGCAGCGCTCTCAATCATGACGCGCGCCAGCGGCGAACAGGAGGCGCGT from Rhodothermales bacterium harbors:
- a CDS encoding LacI family DNA-binding transcriptional regulator; this translates as MSSIKDVARLAGVSISTVSRVLNNSCPVNEDKRLRVQKAARDLGYFPNPAARSLLLRKTGMLGVVVPFATGEFFSDFLSGVDQTASDNDYFLLISISHRSDADLQTAVINLHRRVDGLIVWAPEMPATEVTSLVGESTRIVFVNSLHPAKGNDLIDFDNHGGMHAVASHLLGLGHRDIAFIKGPPRAADSSARLDGYRSALADHGIAARPEFELAGDYTVEAGYDLVPEILSMSPLPTAIMAPNDQCAVGVLRGLDQAGVSVPEQMSVTGFDDVPSSRFITPALTTAHVPVREMGELAIQTIVDRIGGRENDAEEVLAVDVVVRRSSAPPRLSTVAL